The genomic interval ACtaattcttcatatttcatcttaTTCTGACTAAACCACgttttggggtgtgtataacatctGTGTGCATCATTCTGTAATTCATTTGTCAAACATGAGGATAGCTGCAAGTGTTTTAATAAACCATAAGATACAATGCCATATTTCGGCAGgttcttaatcataatcatattttggagtCAACGAAATTAATAGGCTTCTCAATTTTTTAATTTACAGAAATGTGCTTCGTAGCTTTTATTTCCTTATAATGTAATGCATGCAGCCTTAATCCATCGTCTCTTCAGAAAATAAGTAGAAGTATAATTCAagtttttgatatcacaacaggaaaacagttttaatgtcaaataaaagtaaacagGCAGAATGCATGAACTGcgcaaaaacattttacagcattgtttaattaaataatcctattacatttggcagtcccaataaatggtaatattgaGTGAAATTCAGGACAATGTGAAGCCTAGGTCTATGATAAGATATCtttgtcacataaaaaaaaaaaaaacagtatcgtacttgatagtattacgtgatgccattgtatcttcatctctccaaaactgcacagatgtacagattttgctgttttggaaggaaattggtactttaattcaccaaaatggcattcaactgatcacaaagtatagtcaggacattactgatgtaaaaaacagcaccatcactatttgaaaaaagtcatttttgatcaaatctagacaggccccatttccagcagccatcactccaacaccttatccttgagtaatcatgctaaattgataatttggtactagaaaatcacttgccattatatcaaacacagctgaaagatatttggttcattaaatgaatcttaacattgtctttgtgtttgttttttagttgccacagtatgatatagactggcatgtcttaaggtcaatattaggtcaaaaatggcataaaacagctttctctagaaactcatcagtcaatcattgttttgagggatgaaggctatacaatgtttgaaattgccaaaaaaactgaagatttcatacaaagttgttcactacagtcttcaaagacaaaggacaactggctctaacaaggacagaaagagatgtggaaggccagatgtacagctacacaagaggataagtacatcagagtatctagtttgagaaatagacgcctcacatgtcctcagctgacagcttcattgaattctacccgctcaacaccagtttcatgtacaacagtaaagagaagactcagtggtgcaggccttatgggaagaattgcaaagaaaaagccacttttgaaacagaaaaacaaaaagaaaaggttagagtgggcaaagaaacacagacattggacaacagataattggaaaagagtgttatggatcttaaccccattgagcttttgtgggatcagctagactgtaaggtgcgtgagaagtgcccgacaagacagtcacatctatggcaagtgctacaggaagtgtggggtgaaatgtcacctgagtatctggacaaactgacagttagaatgccaaggatctgcaaagctgtcattgctgcacgtggaggattttttgatgagaactctttgaagtagttttttcaagttgtaatagtaatttttcacattattaatgtcctgactatacattgtgatcagttaaatgccactttgatgaataaaagtaccaatttctttccataagagcaaaatctggtcattattccaaacttatggccaccggtgtatatatacagtactgtgcaaatgttttaggcatttgtgaaaaatgttgcatagtgaggatgtcttcaaaaataatgacataaatagttttcatttatcacttaatgtcatacaaagtccagtaaacataaaaaaagctacatcaatattcggtgtgaccacctttgcctttaaaacagccccaattctcctaggtacacctggacacagtttttcttggttgctggcagataggatgttccagcttcttggagaattcaccacagttcttctatctatttagactgtctcaattgcttctgtctctttatataatctcagactgacacaacgtttagtggggggctttgtgggggaccTGACATCTGtttcagggctccctgttcttctgttctaatcttttctatttccaaaataaatgtttgggagtctaacatttatatttcctattaacacactaaagctgaagataaaaataaccatcttaagacaaatgcttttgtgaaacatcttatgtgcctaagatttttgcacagtactgtatgtgtgtgtgtgtgtgtatatatatatatatatatatatatatacactgatcagccacaacattaaaaccactgacaggtgaagtgaattaCATTGATTATATAATTtcagtggcacctgtcaaggggtgggatatattaggcagcaaatgaacagtcagttcttgaatttcatgtgttggaagcaggaaaaatggacaagtgtaaggatctgagcgactttgacaagggccaaattgtgatggctagacgactgggtcagtgCATCTCTAAAACGGCAGGTCTAGTGGgctgttcctggtatgcagtggttagtacctaccaaaagtggaccaaggaaggacaaccggtgaacctgCGACAGGGTCACGGGCGCCCAAGGCTCGTCGATgcatgtggggagcgaaggctagcctgtccacagaagagctactgtagcacaaattgctaaaaaacttaatgctggccatgatagaaaggtgtcagaacacacagtgcatcgcagcatgcggcgtatggggctgcgtagctgcagaccggtcagagtgcccaagctgacccctgtccaccgacAAGAGCACCTACCATGGGCACGTGAGCAATCTGAGcacagaactggaccatggagcaatggaagaggGTGGCCTgttctgatgaatcacgttttcttttagatcatgtggactgctgggtgtgtgtgcattgtttacctggggaagagatggcagcaggatgcactatgggaagaaggcaggccagcggaggcagtgatgctctgggtaatgttctgctggaaaaccttgggtcctggcattcatgtggatgttattttgatacgtaccacctacctaaagattgttaaagaccatgtacacccctttatggcaatggtattccctgatggcagtggcctctttcagcaggataatgcaccctgtcacactgcagaaaatgttcaagaatggtttgaggaacatgacaaagagttcaaggtgttgacttggcctccaaattccccagatctcaatccaattgagcatctataggatgtgctggaccaacaagcctGATCCATGGAGGActcaccttgcaacttacaggacttaaaggatctgctgcgaaagtcttggtgccagatatcataggacaccttcagaggtcttgtggagtccatgcatcgacgggtcagagctgttttggcggcaggagggggacctacatgatattaggcagatggttttaatattgtggctgatcggtgtataattaaaaaaaaaaaaaaaaaaaatgttatatatttccTCATAACAtgacaatggtcattatggccaaacagttaaatttttgtttcatcagaccagaggacatttctccaaaaagtaagatctttgtccccatgtgcacttgcaaactgtagtctgtctttattatggcagttttccttgctgagcagcctttcaggttatgtcgatatagaactccctttctgtggatatagatacttgtctacctgtttcctccagcatattcacaaggtcctttgctgttgatctgcactttttgcagcaaactacgttcatctctaggagacagactgCATctacttcctgagcggtatgatggctgcttggtccaatggtgtttatccttgcgtactattgtttgtacagatgagtgtggtaccttcaggcttttggaaattgctcccaagcatgaaccagacttgtagaggtccacaattattttctgaagtcttggctgatttcttttgattttcccatgatgtcaagcaaaagatgcactgagtttaaaggtaggccttaaaatacatccacaggtacacctacaattcagtacacctcctatcagacgctaattgtctaaaggcttgacatcattttctggaattttacaagctgttttagggcacagttaacttagtgtatgtaaacttctgacccactagtcaagtaaaagtgaaacaatctgtctgtaaacagttgttggaaaaattactcatgtcatgcacaaagtagatgtcctaaacgacatgctaaaactgtagtttgctaatatgaaatctgtggagtggttaataaattagttttaatgacttcaacctaagtgtatgtaaactcagtggcggcctgtgcattttaagtctaggccttcagtgcgattcatgccattaagaaaacactttttcacaattaataagacaccctcTGCCTTTGGATATCATACATTACATCGCAGCCAAAAAATTTCAGTTggtattatttttaaaacacgtccacacacgaaagccaaaacaaagaaggtctaataccaggaaaaagctagctaataatatttgctatctaaatgttgcttgcaataatttttgtttcgtaagggtacacggttacttttcaaaacttaaactgacactgaatgctccagtcagcctaatttacatttagaaaactcctgatcttgctataacaatacaaaaatcacttaccaatttacttgaagtgaaaattagCCCTCTTTTCCTGTTTACATCtctggtttttaaatccataaggatctctttctcaatgtcgATAGCAGCAGTGATGAAAGCCGACTTATTAGCTAGATcttgtgctcttcgctttcaaattatgtacatcacttaaagcatgattgcgtcacttaaaaattctgaaggcttaatggggtggagctcagattcACGTGCTGCTTCAGCTAAAGTGctcggctttgggcatgtgatttgtgaaacagtcgtAACGCTTCGCTTGTAAGGATCAAGGaatgaattctgattggataaactatgTTGTTTACTATTAGtctgtagatgaattaggagtggaaagtgattgaaaataaataggcaaaaaggtaaatgagaatgaaaggatgaaaaaatattcatttattagacatgttaggccagcagagaaggctttgctggccctgagaattctacactgtgtaaacttctgacttcaactgtatgtatgtatgtatgtatgtatgtgtgtgtatatatatatatatatatatatataacgtatatgtgtgtgtgtataaaggtAAATCTCACAAAGCCTGCCAATAACATTGTAGACCTATATAGGTCACATCTTACCCCACAATtacaagaattttatttttttaaacagaaaatgatGGATAGGACATTAAGCACATATTCCCCATATTGTCATTACTGACGTGAGTATGTGAGTTATTCTGTGTTaactcaatattattattatttacttttgaaagaaatacataaatgaaaggATCTCCTTTTGGTGGCAGAGAGTGAAAATCAGTGATTAGTTTCCAGTAGTGTAATATATGAACTATGGATAGCCTTCTGCAGTCATCCATTTTATTCCCAATGTCCCATTAAACCACTGTAATCCACCATATACATAGAATAAATGGAATCTCTAATGTTAGATTTGACCTGTTAATGGATGTACTATGTCTCGTGTTCTTCTGTTTTTGTCTCTGCACACACATTGAGAGGGAGGGGTGCATGTGTAGTAGGGGTGAGCCAATAACCTTGAGTTATTTATAGCCAGTCAGAGTAACTGCAGTCAGTATGCAGGACTGTACCGTTCCACTCAGactcccctgagagagagagagagagagagagagtgagtgtgagtgtgtgtgtgtgtgtgtgtgaaggatgGAGGTAAAGGTGGGTGCAGCGTCGCTCTAATTTCTCAGTTTGCCAGATCATCAAAATCACTACAAGGAGACCCTGAAAATATCTTAACATGCCTGTGTAGTTCATGCACCATTTAACATATGCGCACAGATGATAAATTTAAACTGGATTTTCTCTATTGATTTTAGTGCCAGTTGGTAATTGAAATGACTTCTTTTTGTCCTCTCTTTTCTCACTTTCTCTCCAGTACAGAATTGCTGATTAGGTAAATCAAATTAAACCTGCACCTCtgtgtcatatttcaccccaaaaccaCAAGGAAGACATTTATCttaaaatgcatcctattttagggcttttaaaatgtttagatttttGACAATGGGGTGGCAATTATAataatgcaacaacaacaaaaaaactataaaaagtatatataccatatatatatatatatatatatatatatgtcacaacaatgcaaaaatatcttATGGTCCAAAAAAATTTCTTAATGCAATATTTCTTGATTTTGGAGAGAAATGGGACCCGAACATGGTTAAGTAGAGCAGCTACCGATTGTTGGATGTTGACAGTAGTCTCTTTTTCATCATTACACATTTTGAATGAAAGCTATTAcatatgcaaatgtattacattttcattGACATCTTCCACTCTTACACACAGtaaatcacaatttttatttcatcactTTTATTTACACATTCTGCATCACAAAGTATATTCCCTTTTGCATCCCTGCCTTTTTCACTACTCTTTATTTGGTGTCCATCCTCCATAGTCCAAACTCTCAATTTGTGTTATTTAATcctaaagggatggttcaccccaaaatgagaattctgtcatttactcaccctcatgtcattccaaacccatacggCTTTCTTTCATCTATGGACCATAGaacaaaagagatgttaggcagtatgttagcctcggtctccattcactttcattgcatttttttttttcatataatgaaagtgaaaggttattgaggctaacattctgcctaacatctccttttgtcttccatgtaAAAAGGAAAATCATATGGGTGTGGAACAAAATGAGAGcgaataaatgatgatagaactttcatttttggatgaattatccctttaatgtcgCACTTTCCGAGCGATAGCTTTTCCCCTCAGTCGACCGGCCCTTGGAAGATGAGTTTGATGTGGCCTTGTTCTCCGGTCAACCACGTTCCACAGAAAGGACAAGCGGCATGGAAGGCATGCGTTCCGTGCGGCAGTGGGATTTGACTCCAGCCTTGCACCGTCTTTTCCGAGCACACGTGCCCGCAGGGGCAGAACGCGTGTGTCGGGGGGCCTGCGTCCAGGTACAGCCCTCCTTCGCATCCGAGCCAAAGGGGCACATAGGGGCCCACCCCTCTGCACATGGGACACTCGCGCTCTCCAGTGGTGGCTGGAGCGGTTCCTCCGCCCCCGGTTAACACCAAGGCAGATGATCCTGCCTTCTCCTTGCGAAAGCCCCAGTTGTGGTAGCCGTGAACGTGGCCGCAGTTCATGTACACCCAAGGTTGTTTCTTGTCGATGGTGGCACGTTGGGCCAAGCTGGGGAAGGCGAGTGTGTTGAAGCCCACAGGACACTGTGGACGAGCAGCATTTAGTTCTTGACGTAGGGATTCGAGCTGTTTGAGAGTTGGGGTGTGGCGAAGACCGCTGGGGGTCCGCCAGAGCAGAGTGGCCCCACAAAGATCGATTAGAGAACCATCCTGCAACATGTTCGACTCGTTCTCGACCTGTGAGATAAAGACCACATACATGCATTCAGTCATTTAGAGGGAGAATGTTTTAAGCTGCTGTAGAAGCTCAGAacacagaactttgaagctccaaaagcacaaagaccgtttaaaagtaatccataagactccagtggtttaatccatgtcttatgaagcgatatgataggtgtgggtaagaaacggatcaatatttaagcccttttttactataaatctccactttcacctcacattcttcttcttgaaGTAGttctgttttttggtgatttgcattcttcatgcatattgccacctactggttggggctggtcaaaggtagatATTTataaaggacttatatattgatctgtttctcacccacacctaaattataatatcacttctgaagacatggatttaaccactggagtcttattgattacttttatgctgcctttacatgctttttggagcttcaaatttctggtcaccatgcGCAAAAGTGTTGCAATtctttagtgaattcgccccacagtgtcttaaaaatgcgggagacactgaaaaaagtgaGAACTAGCACAATGGTCAAAAACGTCTgtctagcatgtttacatagtttaaaaactatttaaatatttaaaaacagtacAGACGGACGCAAAAACATATTCCGGGTGAATGGCCCCTCATTTACCATTCATTTTTACTGCATATttttccatagaatgaaagtgaatggtgaccgagtcTGTCATTCTGCCATGTgtctcgttttgtgttccacagaagaaagtcataacggtttgggtgagtaaataatgacagaatattcatttttgagtgaactatctctttaaaagttGGATGAGCCACAGCTTATTCATTTTAAGACATTTAGCTTTACTAAGCCAAGACTAAAATCAGATCaagtttaacacatttttttccccctcacagATTGTTGCAAATTTGTTAACGTGTTTAAAGCAAATTCTCACCAGTTTTCCTCTTTGCTGGGCAGATCGTGTCTCTCGAAGGGCAAAAACATTCCCACACACTGAGATCTCCCTCCACACCCCTGGAGTGGGCTCGGATACAAACTCCCCTGCTGGGTGCATCACAAGCACCCCATTGGTTGTTAGCCCATCCATCAAACCATCTGAGGTCCTCCATTTAGCAGCTCGCTCCTGCAAATCAAACATTCCAAGACGATTTACTAGAGTATTATTACTATAAGTACTATTACACTCAGTATCAAGATTCATTCACAGATTAACAACAGTTGTTTATAATGTTTGTTTTACATTATATAATTAAACACAGTGGCGGACCGTGCATTTAAAGtccaggccttcagtgtgattcatgccattaagaaaacacagtttcacaatgaataagacaccctatgcctttgggcatcatatattatgtcgcagctaacaggtaataccaactgacattttaaaaacacgtccacgcacgaacgccagaacttgaaacgacacttaatgctcaagcaagcctaatttgaaCTGCAGCATGACCgtgaaatgaatgtctcctgaacagacattcaaaaatcataatttttcagatgaatctaccaaggaggtctataatacctggaaaaatctatctagtAATatctgcgatttaaatgttgcttgcaacaaatttcgtttcatcagggtacacggttattctgcattccattcaagttgaatgtgggatattcctacttgatatctctgaccataaatgcattccattccccgatattcggaactgcaacgctcccgttagc from Myxocyprinus asiaticus isolate MX2 ecotype Aquarium Trade chromosome 1, UBuf_Myxa_2, whole genome shotgun sequence carries:
- the LOC127452361 gene encoding E3 ubiquitin-protein ligase pellino homolog 1-like, translating into MVLEGSSEALCPPPSLELRPSCNKSQPSPPLGSGSQSHDALCPEDEPIKYGELIVLGHNGSLASGDKGRRRSRLALYKRPKSNGVKPDVIHNVSTPLVSKALSNKSQHSISYTLSRSHSVIVEYTHDPNTDMFQIGRSTESMIDFVVTDTAGSGSGGQGQGGANGEGGQSAQSTISRYACRIMCERNAPYTARIYAAGFDTSKNIFLGERAAKWRTSDGLMDGLTTNGVLVMHPAGEFVSEPTPGVWREISVCGNVFALRETRSAQQRGKLVENESNMLQDGSLIDLCGATLLWRTPSGLRHTPTLKQLESLRQELNAARPQCPVGFNTLAFPSLAQRATIDKKQPWVYMNCGHVHGYHNWGFRKEKAGSSALVLTGGGGTAPATTGERECPMCRGVGPYVPLWLGCEGGLYLDAGPPTHAFCPCGHVCSEKTVQGWSQIPLPHGTHAFHAACPFCGTWLTGEQGHIKLIFQGPVD